A portion of the Quadrisphaera setariae genome contains these proteins:
- a CDS encoding ferritin-like domain-containing protein, whose product MFGKQLVTDMISRSAESGADRRAFLRTAGVAGLGVIGATAVAAPAQAHEKKGGGGGGGGGGISDGAILNFALNLEYLEAEFYSRAFYGRGLDDGLTTGRLNRGDVNGGRKVQFKSKLVRGIAEEIANDEIAHVKFLRGALGGAAVARPAIDFTGAFNAAAKAAGLIKDGQTFDAFADDTSFLLGAFLFEDVGVTAYKGGAPLISSKTYLDAAAGILAVEAYHAGAVRTVIYTEGLADAANKISDARDSLDGKSDDDQGVSQAGGRINVTPVDGNAIAFGRTPQQVHNIAYLNPAQGVRSGGFFPAGTNNEDSRLTTT is encoded by the coding sequence ATGTTCGGCAAGCAGCTCGTCACGGACATGATCTCCCGCAGCGCGGAGAGCGGCGCCGACCGCCGCGCCTTCCTGCGCACCGCGGGGGTGGCGGGCCTGGGCGTCATCGGCGCCACCGCGGTGGCCGCTCCGGCCCAGGCCCACGAGAAGAAGGGCGGCGGGGGCGGGGGAGGCGGCGGTGGCATCAGCGATGGCGCCATCCTCAACTTCGCCCTCAACCTCGAGTACCTCGAGGCGGAGTTCTACTCGCGCGCGTTCTACGGCCGCGGCCTCGACGACGGCCTCACCACCGGCAGGCTGAACCGCGGAGACGTCAACGGCGGCCGCAAGGTGCAGTTCAAGAGCAAGCTGGTGCGCGGCATCGCCGAGGAGATCGCCAACGACGAGATCGCCCACGTGAAGTTCCTGCGCGGGGCCCTCGGCGGCGCTGCCGTCGCCCGCCCGGCCATCGACTTCACCGGCGCCTTCAACGCCGCGGCGAAGGCGGCGGGCCTCATCAAGGACGGGCAGACCTTCGACGCCTTCGCGGACGACACGAGCTTCCTGCTGGGCGCCTTCCTCTTCGAGGACGTCGGCGTCACCGCCTACAAGGGCGGTGCGCCGCTCATCAGCAGCAAGACCTACCTCGACGCCGCCGCGGGCATCCTCGCCGTGGAGGCATACCACGCGGGGGCGGTGCGGACCGTCATCTACACCGAGGGCCTGGCCGACGCCGCGAACAAGATCTCCGACGCCCGCGACTCCCTCGACGGGAAGAGCGACGACGACCAGGGCGTCTCGCAGGCGGGCGGCCGCATCAACGTCACCCCCGTCGACGGCAACGCCATCGCCTTCGGCCGCACCCCGCAGCAGGTGCACAACATCGCCTACCTCAACCCGGCGCAGGGCGTGCGCTCCGGCGGTTTCTTCCCCGCCGGCACGAACAACGAGGACTCCCGCCTCACGACCACCTGA
- a CDS encoding GntR family transcriptional regulator encodes MAAGHGGGGSAGGAGLGVRLDRGAGAPAPWQQVHDQVVAAVDDGRLVPGDRLPTVRALAEELGVAAGTVARAYRALEASDVVSTASRAGTVVRDRTAQRGDAAARAAAASLAREAVAAGLDDDAALSLLRGALAAARGR; translated from the coding sequence GTGGCAGCCGGTCACGGGGGCGGCGGGAGCGCCGGCGGCGCGGGCCTCGGGGTGCGCCTCGACCGCGGCGCCGGGGCCCCGGCGCCGTGGCAGCAGGTGCACGACCAGGTGGTCGCCGCGGTCGACGACGGGCGGCTGGTCCCCGGTGACCGGCTCCCCACGGTCCGGGCGCTGGCCGAGGAGCTCGGCGTGGCCGCCGGCACCGTGGCGCGCGCCTACCGGGCGCTGGAGGCCTCCGACGTCGTGAGCACCGCGAGCCGCGCCGGCACCGTCGTGCGCGACCGCACCGCGCAGCGCGGTGACGCCGCGGCTCGCGCCGCCGCGGCGTCGCTGGCGCGTGAGGCCGTGGCCGCGGGTCTCGACGACGACGCGGCGCTGTCGCTGCTGCGTGGCGCGCTGGCGGCCGCCCGAGGGCGCTGA
- a CDS encoding MBL fold metallo-hydrolase has translation MSAPGTSRKGGLRLDRSTSEGTFSLDGQTFDVENNVLVLGDDAECLVVDAPHDLGAIAEVVGDRRVVAVVCTHAHDDHVRLAPAAGERFAAPVLLHRDDLGLWTLTHPAAAPTELLEDGQVLTVAGTEVHVLHTPGHSPGSVCLYVPALETVLTGDTLFAGGPGATGRSFSDFPTIITSIRERVLALPPGTTVVPGHGGTTTVGDEAPHLQEWIDRGH, from the coding sequence GTGAGCGCCCCCGGGACCTCGCGGAAGGGCGGGCTGCGCCTCGACCGGAGCACCTCCGAGGGCACCTTCAGCCTGGACGGGCAGACCTTCGACGTCGAGAACAACGTGCTCGTGCTCGGGGACGACGCCGAGTGCCTCGTCGTCGACGCCCCGCACGACCTCGGCGCGATCGCCGAGGTCGTGGGCGACCGGCGCGTGGTGGCCGTGGTCTGCACCCACGCCCACGACGACCACGTGCGCCTGGCGCCGGCCGCCGGGGAGCGCTTCGCCGCCCCCGTGCTGCTGCACCGCGACGACCTCGGCCTGTGGACCCTGACCCACCCGGCGGCGGCCCCCACCGAGCTCCTCGAGGACGGCCAGGTGCTCACCGTGGCCGGCACGGAGGTCCACGTGCTGCACACCCCGGGGCACTCCCCCGGCTCGGTATGCCTCTACGTGCCCGCGCTGGAGACGGTGCTGACCGGCGACACGCTCTTCGCCGGCGGTCCGGGCGCCACGGGGCGCTCCTTCAGCGACTTCCCCACGATCATCACGTCCATCCGGGAGCGGGTCCTCGCGCTGCCGCCCGGCACCACCGTCGTGCCGGGCCACGGCGGGACGACCACGGTCGGCGACGAGGCCCCGCACCTGCAGGAGTGGATCGACAGGGGCCACTGA
- a CDS encoding S-(hydroxymethyl)mycothiol dehydrogenase: MPHTVKGVVALSKGAPVELVDVVVPDPGPFEAVVDVQACGVCHTDLHYREGGISDDYPFLLGHEAAGVVSAVGEAVTDVAVGDYVVLNWRAVCGSCRACRRGRPWYCFATHNAEQKMTLADGTPLSPALGIGAFAEKTLVHAGQCTKVDPALPASAAGLLGCGIMAGFGAAVNTGAVTRGDSVAVIGCGGVGDAAIAGAVLAGATTVIAVDVDDRKLEVAKRFGATHTINSRQTDAVEGVRALTGGNGADVVVEAVGRPETYQQAFYARDLAGTVVLVGVPTPQMTLELPLLDVFGRGGALKSSWYGDCLPERDFPMLAALALQGRFPLQDFVTETVGLGDVEAAFAAMGRGDVLRSVVVL, from the coding sequence ATGCCGCACACCGTGAAGGGCGTCGTCGCCCTCAGCAAGGGAGCTCCCGTGGAGCTCGTCGACGTCGTCGTCCCCGACCCGGGCCCCTTCGAGGCCGTGGTCGACGTCCAGGCGTGCGGGGTCTGCCACACGGACCTGCACTACCGCGAGGGCGGCATCTCCGACGACTACCCCTTCCTGCTCGGCCACGAGGCGGCCGGCGTGGTGTCCGCGGTCGGCGAGGCCGTCACCGACGTCGCCGTGGGCGACTACGTGGTCCTCAACTGGCGCGCGGTCTGCGGCAGCTGCCGCGCCTGCCGCCGCGGGCGGCCCTGGTACTGCTTCGCCACCCACAACGCCGAGCAGAAGATGACCCTGGCCGACGGGACGCCCCTGTCCCCCGCGCTCGGCATCGGCGCCTTCGCCGAGAAGACGCTCGTGCACGCCGGCCAGTGCACCAAGGTCGACCCGGCCCTCCCGGCGTCCGCGGCGGGCCTGCTCGGCTGCGGGATCATGGCGGGCTTCGGCGCCGCCGTGAACACCGGAGCGGTCACCCGCGGTGACTCCGTGGCCGTCATCGGCTGCGGCGGCGTCGGCGACGCCGCCATCGCCGGAGCGGTGCTCGCCGGCGCCACCACGGTCATCGCCGTCGACGTCGACGACCGCAAGCTCGAGGTCGCCAAGAGGTTCGGCGCCACCCACACGATCAACAGCCGCCAGACCGACGCCGTCGAGGGCGTCCGGGCGCTCACCGGCGGGAACGGCGCCGACGTCGTCGTCGAGGCCGTGGGCCGCCCCGAGACCTACCAGCAGGCGTTCTACGCCCGCGACCTCGCCGGCACCGTCGTCCTCGTGGGCGTGCCGACGCCGCAGATGACGCTCGAGCTGCCCCTGCTCGACGTCTTCGGCCGCGGTGGCGCCCTGAAGTCCAGCTGGTACGGCGACTGCCTGCCCGAGCGCGACTTCCCGATGCTCGCCGCCCTGGCGCTGCAGGGCAGGTTCCCCCTGCAGGACTTCGTCACCGAGACCGTGGGCCTGGGAGACGTCGAGGCCGCGTTCGCCGCCATGGGCCGCGGCGACGTGCTGCGGTCGGTGGTGGTGCTGTGA
- the cysS gene encoding cysteine--tRNA ligase, with translation MPLRLYDTEAAAVRDFAPLVPGAASIYLCGATVQAPPHIGHLRSGVAFDVLARWLEVGHGLDVTFVRNVTDIDDKILAKAAEAGRPWWGWAYTHEQAFTAAYDAVGVRRPTYEPRATGHVPEMVELMELLVERGHAYPAADGSGDVYFDVRSFAQYGALTHVSLDDVAPAEDADPRGKRDPRDFALWKGSKPSEPATASWPTPFGRGRPGWHLECSAMARRYLGDAFDIHAGGLDLRFPHHENEQAQSRAAGLGFASYWLHNGWVTQSGEKMSKSLGNSLLVTEVLRDTTPLALRYYLGSAHYRSNLEHSATSLAEAESAIGRVETFLRRVQPVLASRVGAAAPAPRIPPAFAAAMDDDLNVPGALAVLHDTVRAGNAALDGGHEQFAVAAANDVNAIVRTLGIDPLDPRWTGAGGAAATAQASALDVLVEAQLEARARARAEKDFAAADAIRDLLGRAGVVVQDSPGGARWSLG, from the coding sequence GTGCCACTCCGCCTGTACGACACCGAGGCCGCCGCCGTGCGCGACTTCGCGCCCCTCGTCCCCGGAGCCGCGTCGATCTACCTGTGCGGCGCCACCGTGCAGGCACCGCCGCACATCGGGCACCTGCGCTCGGGCGTCGCCTTCGACGTGCTCGCCCGCTGGCTCGAGGTCGGCCACGGCCTCGACGTCACCTTCGTGCGCAACGTCACCGACATCGACGACAAGATCCTCGCCAAGGCCGCCGAGGCGGGCCGCCCCTGGTGGGGGTGGGCCTACACGCACGAGCAGGCCTTCACCGCCGCCTACGACGCCGTGGGCGTGCGCCGCCCCACCTACGAGCCCCGCGCCACCGGTCACGTGCCCGAGATGGTCGAGCTCATGGAGCTGCTGGTCGAGCGCGGGCACGCCTACCCCGCCGCCGACGGGTCCGGCGACGTCTACTTCGACGTCCGCTCGTTCGCCCAGTACGGGGCGCTGACGCACGTCTCCCTCGACGACGTCGCCCCCGCCGAGGACGCCGACCCGCGCGGCAAGCGCGACCCCCGCGACTTCGCCCTGTGGAAGGGCTCCAAGCCCTCCGAGCCGGCCACCGCCTCCTGGCCCACGCCCTTCGGCCGCGGGCGCCCCGGCTGGCACCTGGAGTGCTCGGCCATGGCGCGGCGCTACCTCGGCGACGCGTTCGACATCCACGCCGGCGGCCTCGACCTCCGCTTCCCCCACCACGAGAACGAGCAGGCGCAGAGCCGCGCCGCCGGCCTCGGCTTCGCGTCGTACTGGCTGCACAACGGCTGGGTGACGCAGAGCGGCGAGAAGATGAGCAAGTCGCTCGGCAACTCCCTGCTGGTCACCGAGGTGCTCCGCGACACCACGCCGCTGGCGCTGCGCTACTACCTCGGCTCGGCGCACTACCGCTCCAACCTCGAGCACTCGGCCACCTCCCTCGCCGAGGCCGAGTCCGCGATCGGGCGCGTGGAGACGTTCCTGCGCCGCGTGCAGCCGGTGCTGGCCTCGCGGGTCGGTGCCGCCGCGCCCGCGCCGCGCATCCCCCCGGCGTTCGCCGCCGCCATGGACGACGACCTCAACGTGCCGGGCGCCCTCGCCGTCCTCCACGACACCGTCCGCGCGGGCAACGCGGCGCTGGACGGCGGCCACGAGCAGTTCGCGGTGGCCGCCGCCAACGACGTCAACGCCATCGTGCGCACGCTCGGCATCGACCCCCTCGACCCCCGCTGGACCGGTGCGGGCGGCGCGGCGGCCACCGCCCAGGCCTCCGCGCTGGACGTGCTGGTCGAGGCCCAGCTGGAGGCCCGGGCCCGCGCCCGGGCCGAGAAGGACTTCGCCGCGGCCGACGCCATCCGCGACCTCCTCGGCCGCGCCGGCGTGGTGGTGCAGGACTCGCCCGGCGGCGCCCGCTGGTCGCTCGGCTGA
- the rlmB gene encoding 23S rRNA (guanosine(2251)-2'-O)-methyltransferase RlmB produces the protein MAGNSSRRGAVRKAGSKKTPTTGTGGKNRRGLEGRGPTPPAEERTGHPAARRAASAARRSAEGAPAAAGGASRSTRGSDDGLRAQRPTGRTTTSRAGNEAVAGRNPVVEALRTHVPATALHVATRIETDDRVREALRLAADRGLPVLEVARPELDRMSGGAVHQGLVLTVPPYQYASLADVLEADTTAGRAPLVVALDGVTDPRNLGAVVRTAAAFGASCVLVPERRSAGMTASAWKTSAGAAARLPVARETNLTRALEAAKAAGCFVIGLDADADAPIGSADVARIAEGPVAVVVGSEGRGLSRLVRETCDLVASIPMAGQVESLNAGVACSIALYEVARAREAAGASARL, from the coding sequence ATGGCCGGCAACTCGTCCCGGCGCGGCGCCGTGCGCAAGGCCGGCTCCAAGAAGACGCCCACCACGGGGACCGGCGGCAAGAACCGCCGCGGCCTCGAGGGCCGCGGTCCCACGCCGCCCGCCGAGGAGCGCACCGGCCACCCGGCCGCACGGCGTGCGGCCTCCGCCGCACGCCGCTCCGCCGAGGGCGCCCCTGCGGCAGCGGGCGGTGCCTCGCGCTCGACCAGGGGCAGCGACGACGGGCTCCGCGCCCAGCGCCCCACCGGCCGCACCACCACCAGCCGGGCCGGCAACGAGGCGGTCGCGGGCCGCAACCCCGTCGTCGAGGCGCTGCGCACCCACGTGCCCGCCACCGCGCTGCACGTGGCCACCCGCATCGAGACCGACGACCGGGTGCGCGAGGCGCTGCGGCTCGCGGCCGACCGCGGCCTCCCGGTGCTGGAGGTCGCCCGCCCGGAGCTCGACCGGATGTCCGGCGGGGCGGTGCACCAGGGCCTGGTGCTCACGGTGCCGCCCTACCAGTACGCCTCCCTCGCCGACGTCCTCGAGGCCGACACCACCGCTGGCCGCGCGCCGCTCGTCGTCGCCCTCGACGGCGTGACCGACCCCCGCAACCTGGGCGCTGTGGTCCGCACGGCCGCCGCCTTCGGCGCCTCCTGCGTCCTCGTGCCCGAGCGCCGCTCCGCCGGCATGACGGCGAGCGCGTGGAAGACCTCCGCGGGCGCCGCCGCGCGCCTGCCGGTGGCCCGAGAGACCAACCTCACCCGCGCCCTGGAGGCCGCCAAGGCCGCCGGCTGCTTCGTCATCGGGCTCGACGCCGACGCGGACGCCCCGATCGGCTCCGCCGACGTCGCCCGCATCGCCGAGGGGCCGGTCGCCGTGGTGGTCGGCTCGGAGGGCCGCGGGCTCTCCCGGCTGGTGCGCGAGACCTGCGACCTGGTCGCCTCGATCCCCATGGCGGGGCAGGTGGAGTCCCTCAACGCGGGTGTCGCCTGCAGCATCGCGCTGTACGAGGTCGCCCGGGCCCGCGAGGCCGCGGGAGCCAGCGCCCGCCTCTGA